Proteins found in one Prochlorococcus marinus XMU1405 genomic segment:
- a CDS encoding HlyD family efflux transporter periplasmic adaptor subunit yields the protein MKIKTLKNLFIYFLLFTPLSLGIISCSSNNKSNAKFKDEITTDIISPITAVAALGQLSPSGEIRQLAAPISQFGSSPRVVEILVNEGDFVKKGDILAIFENEEKLISDLERNENLINTINDEIALKKDQIQRYELAFSKDAYSFVKFSQRKDELLKLQKQKINLIGDQKNIKIDLFNSKLRSPIDGFILEINTNVGERPKNEGILDIGSSQKMEALIEVYESDIDRVFISQNVELSSENGGFQKNLKGKVIRISPQVKQRKVLSTDPTGDADSRIIEVLVKLDQDSIDIVQNYAGMKVIAKFIP from the coding sequence ATGAAAATAAAAACACTTAAAAATTTATTTATTTATTTTTTATTATTCACACCATTATCTTTAGGGATAATTTCCTGTTCTAGCAATAATAAATCTAATGCAAAATTTAAAGATGAAATAACAACAGATATTATTTCCCCTATTACAGCTGTTGCCGCACTAGGTCAACTTTCTCCTTCAGGAGAGATTAGGCAATTAGCAGCTCCAATAAGTCAGTTTGGCTCGTCTCCTAGAGTTGTCGAAATTTTAGTCAATGAAGGAGATTTTGTAAAAAAAGGTGATATCCTCGCAATTTTTGAAAATGAAGAAAAGTTAATTTCTGATCTTGAAAGAAATGAAAATCTAATTAATACTATTAATGATGAAATTGCCCTCAAGAAAGATCAAATTCAAAGGTATGAATTAGCTTTTAGCAAAGATGCATATTCTTTTGTAAAGTTTTCGCAGAGAAAAGATGAATTATTAAAATTGCAGAAACAAAAAATAAACCTTATCGGAGATCAAAAAAATATCAAGATTGATCTATTTAATTCAAAACTAAGGAGTCCAATCGATGGTTTTATCCTTGAAATAAATACAAATGTTGGAGAGAGGCCAAAGAATGAAGGGATATTGGATATTGGTTCTAGTCAAAAAATGGAAGCTTTGATAGAGGTTTATGAATCTGATATCGATAGAGTTTTTATCTCGCAGAATGTTGAATTGAGCAGTGAGAATGGCGGTTTCCAAAAAAATCTTAAAGGAAAGGTAATTAGGATTAGCCCTCAGGTTAAACAAAGAAAAGTTTTGTCTACTGATCCAACTGGGGATGCTGATTCGCGAATTATTGAAGTGCTAGTAAAACTTGATCAAGATTCTATAGATATCGTGCAAAACTATGCAGGAATGAAAGTGATTGCAAAATTTATTCCCTAA
- a CDS encoding DevA family ABC transporter ATP-binding protein, whose translation MVKANKSKKNVKNFKTVSINSLSHFYGKNENKKQVLNDVNLNIDKGELVLLKGPSGCGKTTLLTLIGALRTCQNGDLTVLNNQLNGASRKTRQILRRSIGMIFQGHNLLRCLTAEQNVQMGADLIKGLTYLQRREIARNWLSAVGLEEHHKKLPNDLSGGQKQRVAIARALSANPKLLLADEPTSALDSVTGREIVTLLRKLAKEQNCSVLMVTHDPRISDMADRILNMEDGKIYSAHSELI comes from the coding sequence ATGGTTAAAGCTAATAAATCAAAAAAAAATGTTAAAAACTTTAAAACAGTCTCAATAAATAGTTTGAGTCACTTTTATGGAAAAAATGAGAATAAGAAACAAGTTCTTAATGACGTTAATTTAAATATTGATAAAGGAGAGTTGGTTCTTTTAAAAGGACCTTCTGGATGTGGTAAAACTACTCTTTTAACCTTAATTGGTGCTTTGAGAACCTGCCAAAATGGTGATTTAACTGTATTAAATAATCAATTAAATGGAGCATCAAGGAAAACTCGTCAAATTCTTAGAAGAAGTATTGGCATGATTTTTCAAGGTCACAATCTTCTAAGATGTTTAACAGCAGAACAAAATGTTCAGATGGGCGCCGATTTAATAAAAGGTTTAACATATTTGCAAAGACGTGAAATAGCAAGGAATTGGTTGTCAGCAGTGGGATTGGAAGAGCATCATAAAAAATTGCCAAATGACTTATCTGGTGGGCAGAAACAGAGAGTAGCAATTGCTCGAGCTTTATCTGCTAACCCAAAACTTTTATTAGCTGATGAGCCCACTTCTGCTTTAGATAGTGTAACAGGAAGAGAAATTGTAACCCTTTTAAGAAAACTTGCAAAAGAGCAAAATTGTTCTGTACTTATGGTGACTCATGATCCAAGAATTTCTGATATGGCTGATAGGATATTAAATATGGAAGATGGTAAAATATATAGTGCTCATAGTGAGCTAATATAA
- a CDS encoding glycosyltransferase family 2 protein, which yields MNVSIVIPTYNRLPILEKCLYALENQKLNTNISNYEVIVVDDGSTDGTSSWINKNKANLPHVILFEQEHGGPALGRNLGVIKSKYEIIIFIDSDLIVLNNFINCHVEKLLAFWRNDNKKCFTYGSVVNTSNFLNPQSEKHKIMDTSFAYFATGNVAISKELILSVGLFDTSFSLYGWEDLELGERLKKIGTKLIKCPNAVGFHWHPPFKCEQIDSLIAQEKERAKMALVFYKKHPNLRVRFMIQLTPLHHLLWQILCFGGLISIERILPLLKFLVNIRRNRLALEILRIPLNMIYIKQLNKSR from the coding sequence ATGAATGTAAGTATTGTTATCCCGACTTACAATAGATTACCTATATTAGAGAAATGTCTCTATGCGCTCGAGAATCAAAAATTAAATACAAATATCAGTAATTATGAAGTGATAGTAGTTGATGATGGATCAACTGATGGAACAAGCTCATGGATAAATAAAAATAAAGCTAATCTTCCACACGTGATTCTGTTTGAACAAGAACATGGAGGTCCTGCATTGGGAAGAAATCTTGGGGTAATTAAATCAAAATATGAAATTATTATATTTATTGATAGTGACCTTATTGTTTTAAATAATTTTATAAATTGCCACGTAGAAAAATTACTTGCCTTCTGGAGAAACGATAATAAAAAATGTTTTACCTATGGCTCGGTGGTCAATACTTCTAATTTTCTAAATCCTCAGAGTGAAAAACATAAAATAATGGACACTTCTTTTGCTTACTTCGCTACTGGGAATGTTGCGATATCAAAAGAATTGATTTTAAGCGTCGGCTTATTTGATACTTCCTTTAGTCTTTACGGTTGGGAGGATTTAGAACTTGGAGAAAGATTAAAAAAAATTGGGACAAAATTAATTAAATGTCCAAATGCAGTAGGTTTTCATTGGCATCCACCTTTTAAATGCGAACAAATAGATTCATTAATAGCTCAAGAAAAAGAAAGGGCAAAAATGGCTTTAGTGTTTTATAAGAAACATCCAAATTTAAGGGTTAGATTTATGATTCAATTAACTCCTCTTCATCATTTACTTTGGCAAATTCTTTGCTTTGGAGGACTAATCAGTATTGAAAGAATCCTTCCTTTATTAAAATTTCTAGTAAATATACGAAGAAATAGACTTGCACTTGAGATACTTAGGATCCCTCTTAATATGATTTACATTAAACAGTTAAACAAATCAAGATAA
- the devC gene encoding ABC transporter permease DevC: protein MSFSFFKFRKIPLAWLLLTRQPLRLAVAIAGISFAGILMFMQLGFRDGLFDTSVTIHKLLDADLVLISPRSKSSISMSGFPKRRLIQTLAVDDVEKTAPVNLNYLLWRNPENLKTRSILALGFNPSDSLLLDDGFSKKAYKLRNPSRVLFDKLSRPEFGPIEEWFLSEKKVETEVAGKRVIVEGLVELGPSFGADGNLITSRETFLRLFPANPPGSIEIGLVKLKKGSDPELISRILNNSLPNDVRVLTKNQFIEFEKDYWKNSTAIGFIFSLGALMGFVVGCVVVYQILYSDVTDHLPEYATLLAMGYRLKSLFFVVAREGFLLALFGYLPAYFSGQVLYSVIRKSTKLPIIMDADKTILIFVLVLVMCMGSAAVAMRKLVDADPAEIF from the coding sequence ATGAGTTTTTCTTTTTTTAAATTCAGAAAAATACCATTAGCTTGGTTATTATTAACCAGGCAACCATTGAGACTTGCAGTTGCGATAGCTGGAATAAGTTTTGCAGGGATTTTGATGTTCATGCAATTGGGTTTCAGAGATGGTTTATTTGACACTAGCGTAACTATTCATAAACTTTTAGATGCTGATCTCGTTTTGATAAGTCCTAGATCAAAAAGTTCTATAAGCATGAGTGGTTTTCCAAAAAGAAGGCTTATTCAGACTCTGGCAGTAGATGATGTTGAAAAAACGGCCCCCGTCAATCTAAATTATTTACTTTGGAGAAATCCAGAAAATCTTAAAACCAGATCGATACTTGCATTAGGTTTTAATCCCTCCGATTCACTTCTTTTAGATGATGGATTCTCAAAGAAGGCTTATAAATTGAGAAATCCATCAAGAGTTCTTTTTGACAAATTATCTAGACCTGAATTTGGACCAATTGAAGAATGGTTTTTATCAGAAAAAAAAGTTGAGACTGAGGTTGCGGGGAAAAGAGTAATTGTCGAAGGTCTTGTAGAGTTGGGACCATCTTTTGGTGCAGATGGTAATTTGATAACTAGCCGAGAAACCTTCTTAAGACTTTTTCCTGCTAATCCTCCTGGAAGCATAGAAATTGGATTGGTAAAGCTAAAAAAAGGATCTGATCCTGAATTGATTTCAAGAATATTAAATAACTCACTCCCAAATGATGTTCGAGTTCTTACAAAAAATCAATTTATAGAATTTGAGAAGGATTATTGGAAAAATAGTACTGCAATAGGTTTTATATTTAGTTTGGGAGCATTGATGGGTTTTGTTGTAGGGTGTGTGGTCGTTTATCAAATTCTTTATAGTGACGTTACAGATCATCTCCCAGAGTATGCGACCTTATTGGCAATGGGTTATAGACTTAAGTCCCTTTTCTTTGTCGTAGCAAGAGAAGGGTTTTTGTTGGCATTATTTGGTTATTTACCTGCTTATTTCTCTGGTCAAGTACTCTACTCAGTTATAAGGAAATCTACTAAACTACCAATAATAATGGATGCAGATAAAACGATTTTAATTTTCGTATTAGTTTTAGTAATGTGTATGGGATCCGCTGCTGTTGCGATGCGTAAATTAGTTGATGCTGATCCTGCCGAAATTTTTTGA
- the tsf gene encoding translation elongation factor Ts, whose amino-acid sequence MGNITAKLVKDLRDKTGAGMMDCKKALNETDGNVDKALEWLRKKGIASAEKKSGRVAAEGSIGSYIHTGSRVGVLLELNCETDFVARGDIFQSLLKDVSMQVAACPNVEYVSIDEIPEDVVEKEKQIEMGRDDLSGKPEQIKEKIVEGRIAKRLNELVLLSQPYIKDSSLTVEDLVKQAAAKIGENIKVRRFTRYTLGEGIEKNQMDFAEEVASMQSN is encoded by the coding sequence ATGGGAAACATTACAGCAAAACTTGTAAAAGATCTTAGAGACAAGACTGGAGCAGGAATGATGGATTGCAAAAAAGCACTTAACGAAACTGATGGAAATGTTGATAAAGCATTGGAATGGTTACGAAAGAAAGGCATAGCTAGTGCTGAAAAGAAGTCGGGAAGAGTTGCAGCTGAAGGTTCAATTGGTAGTTACATACATACAGGTTCAAGAGTGGGAGTTCTACTAGAGTTGAATTGTGAAACTGATTTTGTTGCTAGAGGTGATATTTTTCAATCTCTGTTGAAGGATGTCTCAATGCAAGTAGCAGCTTGCCCAAATGTTGAATATGTCTCAATTGATGAAATACCCGAAGATGTTGTGGAAAAAGAAAAGCAGATTGAAATGGGGAGAGATGATTTATCTGGAAAGCCAGAACAAATTAAAGAAAAAATAGTTGAAGGGAGAATTGCGAAAAGACTTAATGAGTTGGTTTTGCTATCACAACCATATATTAAAGATAGTTCTCTTACTGTCGAGGATCTCGTTAAACAAGCAGCTGCAAAAATTGGGGAAAATATTAAAGTAAGACGTTTTACAAGATATACATTGGGTGAAGGTATTGAAAAAAATCAGATGGACTTCGCTGAAGAGGTCGCATCAATGCAATCAAACTAG
- a CDS encoding phycocyanobilin:ferredoxin oxidoreductase, giving the protein MLSESFTKTKLKDPLILDLLQNIRDRRSMLENLEIIKVNPNFTNIFSNEVGRELYIENEFHRAKGFRKLHIEVAEFSMKLKILHCVFFPDPMFDIPIFGMDLVKINDIVSAAIVDLSPASHNQDFKYEKSLSEVDKSSFSSLREIPKWGEIFSKNVLFASLKSNSEKNDFCRVVDQYLNVLIKLSYEAKPEFKEEIIQERIDYQKNYCVQQMKNEKTSMVLLKYFDEKWVNKYIKTVLFDF; this is encoded by the coding sequence TTGTTGTCTGAATCTTTTACTAAAACAAAATTAAAAGATCCTCTTATTTTGGATTTGCTGCAAAATATCAGAGATCGTAGATCCATGCTTGAGAATCTTGAGATTATAAAAGTCAATCCAAATTTTACTAATATATTTTCTAACGAAGTAGGTAGAGAACTTTATATAGAAAATGAATTTCACAGGGCAAAAGGATTTAGAAAGTTACATATTGAGGTGGCAGAATTTTCAATGAAGCTTAAAATTTTGCACTGCGTTTTTTTCCCTGACCCAATGTTTGATATTCCAATTTTTGGGATGGATTTAGTAAAAATAAATGATATCGTTTCTGCTGCCATTGTTGATTTATCACCAGCATCTCATAATCAGGATTTTAAATACGAAAAATCTCTTTCTGAAGTTGATAAAAGTTCTTTCTCTTCATTGAGAGAAATTCCTAAATGGGGGGAAATCTTTTCTAAAAATGTATTGTTTGCTTCTTTAAAAAGTAATTCTGAAAAAAATGATTTTTGCAGAGTTGTTGATCAATACCTCAATGTTTTGATCAAACTAAGTTACGAAGCTAAACCTGAATTTAAGGAGGAAATTATCCAAGAGAGAATTGATTATCAAAAAAATTATTGTGTGCAACAAATGAAAAATGAAAAGACTAGCATGGTTCTTTTAAAATATTTTGATGAAAAATGGGTCAATAAATACATAAAAACAGTGCTTTTCGATTTTTAA
- the rpsB gene encoding 30S ribosomal protein S2 — translation MAVVSLSEMMEAGAHFGHQTRRWNPKMSKYIYCARNGVHIIDLVKTALCMNNAYKWTRNAAKSGKRFLFVGTKKQASDVVAQEATRCGAAYVNQRWLGGMLTNWTTMKARIERLKDLERMESSGSIAMRPKKEAAVLRRELERLQKYLGGLKGMRRLPDVVVLVDQRRESNAVLEARKLDISLVSMLDTNCDPDLCEVPIPCNDDAVRSVQLILGRLADAINEGRKGSNAERKN, via the coding sequence ATGGCTGTTGTATCACTATCTGAAATGATGGAAGCTGGTGCTCATTTTGGGCATCAAACTAGACGTTGGAATCCCAAGATGTCTAAGTACATTTATTGTGCTAGAAATGGAGTTCATATTATTGATCTTGTGAAAACAGCATTGTGTATGAACAATGCTTATAAATGGACAAGAAACGCAGCAAAAAGTGGTAAACGTTTCCTTTTCGTCGGTACAAAAAAACAGGCATCAGATGTTGTTGCTCAGGAAGCTACTAGATGCGGAGCTGCATATGTAAATCAAAGATGGCTTGGAGGGATGTTGACTAATTGGACAACAATGAAAGCTAGGATTGAAAGATTAAAGGATCTAGAAAGAATGGAAAGTAGTGGTTCAATAGCAATGAGGCCTAAAAAAGAAGCTGCAGTTTTAAGGAGAGAACTTGAAAGATTGCAAAAATATTTAGGTGGACTTAAGGGTATGAGAAGATTGCCAGACGTAGTTGTTTTAGTAGATCAGAGAAGAGAATCTAATGCAGTATTAGAAGCCAGGAAATTAGATATCTCATTAGTATCAATGTTGGATACAAACTGCGATCCAGATTTGTGTGAGGTTCCCATTCCATGTAACGATGATGCCGTTAGATCAGTGCAACTTATTTTAGGAAGACTTGCAGATGCTATAAATGAGGGCAGAAAGGGTTCTAATGCCGAAAGAAAAAATTAA